In Desulfobotulus pelophilus, one DNA window encodes the following:
- a CDS encoding thioredoxin family protein: MPLFRMMMVCFLLLWSVSAALAEGIAWVPQDKAVERAVEEGKHVYYYFYTPSCPSCQIMGNHTLEDPGVVSLLNGYFVSTKMHASFNRELAGSLGVMVVPTHIFFSADGDELFRQSGYLPPDEFMQVLKNLNSEK; the protein is encoded by the coding sequence ATGCCGTTGTTTCGTATGATGATGGTTTGTTTTTTACTGCTTTGGAGTGTCTCTGCTGCTTTGGCTGAGGGCATTGCCTGGGTGCCACAGGATAAAGCCGTGGAAAGGGCTGTAGAGGAAGGGAAACATGTATATTACTATTTTTACACGCCTTCCTGCCCATCATGTCAGATCATGGGAAACCATACCCTGGAGGATCCGGGGGTGGTAAGCCTTCTCAATGGGTATTTTGTCAGTACCAAAATGCATGCTTCGTTTAACAGGGAGCTGGCCGGAAGCTTGGGGGTCATGGTTGTGCCTACCCACATCTTTTTTTCAGCAGATGGAGACGAGCTTTTTCGCCAATCAGGTTATCTGCCGCCGGATGAGTTTATGCAAGTGCTGAAAAATCTGAATTCAGAAAAGTGA
- a CDS encoding ArsR/SmtB family transcription factor, translating into MKHLIKVMKALSDPGRLKILKALENRKLCVCELQEVMGLAQSTVSKHLKILEEAGLVHWKKEGPWVNYALDKETDNPYAADMLAKIKNWLEDDDAVTEMRTLLPEIHRDRIRKSVPDRAAS; encoded by the coding sequence ATGAAACATCTGATCAAAGTCATGAAAGCTCTTTCCGATCCCGGAAGACTGAAAATTCTGAAAGCCCTTGAAAATCGCAAACTCTGTGTCTGTGAACTGCAGGAAGTCATGGGGCTTGCCCAGTCTACGGTAAGCAAGCATTTAAAAATTCTGGAAGAAGCAGGGCTTGTCCATTGGAAAAAGGAAGGCCCGTGGGTGAACTATGCCCTAGACAAGGAAACGGATAATCCCTATGCCGCAGACATGCTTGCCAAAATAAAAAACTGGCTGGAAGACGATGACGCTGTTACAGAAATGCGAACTCTCCTCCCGGAAATTCACAGAGATCGTATCCGCAAATCTGTACCTGACCGGGCAGCATCCTGA
- a CDS encoding MauE/DoxX family redox-associated membrane protein, with protein MPHESSREQAFPWEHLALAGRLAMAVIFLAAGIPKIFNPHGFAQIIELYQILPAFLIQPVALILPWLEVILAILLVTQRAYPAAVVLTNLLLISFVAGLLFNMYRGLDISCGCFSTDPEATGDAFFYLLRDASFLLLSFYLLVHLVRKQP; from the coding sequence ATGCCCCATGAATCATCCCGGGAGCAGGCCTTCCCATGGGAACACCTCGCCCTGGCAGGAAGGCTTGCCATGGCGGTCATCTTTCTGGCGGCAGGCATTCCCAAGATCTTCAACCCCCATGGCTTTGCGCAGATAATTGAACTTTATCAGATCCTCCCGGCATTTCTTATCCAGCCCGTGGCCCTGATCCTTCCCTGGCTGGAAGTCATCCTCGCCATTCTGCTTGTGACCCAGAGGGCCTATCCCGCTGCGGTTGTGCTCACCAATCTGCTGCTCATCAGCTTTGTGGCTGGTCTTCTTTTCAATATGTACAGAGGCCTTGATATTTCCTGCGGGTGCTTTTCCACGGATCCGGAAGCTACGGGTGATGCTTTTTTCTACCTCCTGCGTGACGCATCGTTTCTTCTTCTCTCCTTCTACCTTCTTGTCCATCTTGTAAGGAAACAACCATGA
- a CDS encoding cytochrome c biogenesis CcdA family protein: MLNEFFITLHHWMMGGFWIGAAASFIWGMVSVLLSPCHLASIPLIVGYVAGQDEKPKASKGVSYALSFTTGLFITIAVLGILATLLGRMMGEISPYWTILVGAILLWISLDMMGVQACSLSGGGTLSKLRVRGLSGAFILGLAYGILSGSCTFGFIAPILALMTLQETMASGLVFIVLFGIGHCLPIAIAGSSMALVRRLLESTFFQQGGFWFKKTAGAGIGLLALYFIARPFIADAPL, translated from the coding sequence ATGCTGAACGAATTTTTCATTACCCTCCATCACTGGATGATGGGAGGATTCTGGATCGGTGCTGCAGCCAGCTTTATCTGGGGCATGGTGAGCGTTCTCCTGTCACCCTGTCATCTGGCTTCCATCCCCCTGATTGTGGGCTATGTGGCTGGGCAAGATGAAAAACCCAAAGCGTCAAAGGGTGTTTCGTACGCTCTTTCCTTTACCACGGGTCTTTTTATCACCATTGCGGTACTGGGTATCCTCGCCACCCTGCTGGGCAGAATGATGGGTGAAATCAGCCCTTACTGGACAATTCTGGTGGGAGCCATCCTGCTCTGGATCTCCCTGGACATGATGGGTGTGCAGGCCTGTTCCCTGTCCGGCGGCGGCACCCTTTCAAAGTTACGGGTCCGGGGACTTTCCGGAGCTTTTATCCTGGGCCTTGCCTATGGAATTCTTTCCGGCTCCTGCACCTTCGGTTTTATCGCCCCGATTCTCGCCCTCATGACCCTGCAGGAAACCATGGCCTCGGGCCTTGTCTTTATCGTGCTCTTTGGCATCGGCCACTGCCTGCCCATTGCCATTGCCGGTTCCAGCATGGCTCTGGTGCGCAGGCTTCTGGAAAGCACTTTTTTCCAGCAGGGTGGCTTCTGGTTCAAAAAAACAGCCGGTGCCGGCATCGGGCTTCTGGCACTCTACTTCATTGCCCGGCCTTTTATTGCGGATGCACCCTTATAA
- the arsB gene encoding ACR3 family arsenite efflux transporter: MTAKDSRPLGFFERYLTIWVALCMVAGILIGFLFPGMAKVIHAMSIEQVNLPIGLLLFLMIYPIMMQIDFPQVAKAFKTPRPVLTTLVINWGVKPFTMTFFAWIFMFFIWAPFIPADMASEYFAGMVLLGIAPCTAMVFVWSYLSRANMGLTLVMVAINSLTMLVLYAPLGSVLLGVALPIPFITLSLTVGFYVGVPLVAGWLSRRYLIHKKGKDWFDTVYVAKWGKVSILALLATLVSLFILQGDVILRSPLVIVMIAIPLIIQTFVIFGLGYVVCRFLGISYEDAAPTSMIGASNHFEVAIAVAITMFGVTSGAALAAVVGLLIEVPIMLALVRFCLRTKAFFPSEPEKAPLA; encoded by the coding sequence ATGACAGCTAAAGACAGCAGACCGCTGGGTTTTTTTGAAAGATATCTTACTATTTGGGTGGCCCTGTGCATGGTGGCAGGTATCCTGATTGGTTTTCTTTTTCCGGGAATGGCCAAGGTTATCCATGCCATGTCCATAGAGCAGGTGAACCTTCCCATAGGGCTTCTGCTCTTTCTGATGATTTATCCCATCATGATGCAGATTGATTTTCCCCAGGTTGCCAAAGCCTTCAAAACCCCGCGTCCTGTACTGACAACCCTTGTGATCAACTGGGGAGTCAAACCCTTTACCATGACGTTTTTTGCCTGGATCTTCATGTTTTTCATCTGGGCCCCTTTTATACCAGCCGATATGGCCAGTGAATATTTTGCCGGCATGGTACTCTTAGGTATTGCGCCCTGTACGGCCATGGTTTTTGTATGGAGCTATCTGTCCAGGGCCAATATGGGTCTGACCCTTGTCATGGTTGCCATTAACTCCCTTACCATGCTGGTTCTTTATGCCCCTCTGGGAAGCGTTCTGCTTGGCGTGGCTCTGCCCATTCCCTTTATCACACTGAGTCTCACTGTTGGTTTTTATGTGGGTGTCCCCCTTGTGGCAGGCTGGCTTTCCAGGCGTTATCTGATTCATAAAAAAGGGAAAGACTGGTTTGATACGGTGTATGTGGCCAAATGGGGAAAGGTTTCCATTCTTGCTCTGTTGGCCACCCTGGTTTCTCTGTTCATTCTGCAGGGAGATGTTATTCTGCGGTCTCCCCTTGTGATTGTGATGATTGCCATTCCCCTTATCATTCAGACCTTTGTTATTTTTGGCCTTGGTTATGTGGTCTGTCGTTTTCTGGGGATTTCCTATGAAGACGCAGCTCCCACTTCCATGATCGGTGCCTCCAATCACTTTGAGGTGGCCATTGCCGTGGCCATAACCATGTTTGGTGTTACCTCCGGTGCTGCTCTGGCTGCCGTTGTGGGGCTTTTAATTGAAGTGCCCATCATGCTGGCTCTGGTGCGTTTTTGCCTCAGAACAAAGGCTTTTTTTCCATCTGAACCTGAAAAAGCTCCCCTTGCCTGA
- a CDS encoding carboxymuconolactone decarboxylase family protein, translated as MDERTKILIGIGSSVATSCQPCLTHHVDRADELGIEDADIIEAIHVGTQVKQGGMKAMQQFVERVAGKRLEAVSVQGENSAESCSCGGSCC; from the coding sequence ATGGATGAAAGAACGAAAATTCTGATAGGAATTGGATCTTCCGTGGCCACAAGCTGTCAGCCCTGCCTTACACACCATGTGGACAGGGCGGATGAACTGGGAATTGAAGATGCGGATATTATTGAAGCCATTCATGTGGGAACCCAGGTCAAGCAGGGCGGCATGAAGGCCATGCAGCAGTTTGTGGAAAGGGTTGCTGGGAAAAGGCTGGAAGCGGTTTCTGTTCAGGGAGAGAATAGTGCGGAAAGCTGCTCCTGCGGTGGGAGCTGCTGCTGA
- a CDS encoding permease → MQERSKLLWIIGLFIAAYFIPWDHEVMRRSGLEAFLMLQDYAREHVLTCLIPAFFIAGGISVFVSQAAVLKYFGAQAKKILAYSVASVSGSILAVCSCTVLPLFAGIYTRGAGIGPATAFLYSGPAINVLAIVLTARVLGWQMGLARAIGAILFALIIGLLMAFIFRKDDAARTAGQLHLPDEEDTGRRLWQDGGFMLVMVLILLSATLAPPAAGSAGVFALLFSIKWYLVIGLLGILAWMLKAWFIQEERKAWVASTWDYVKLIAPLLAIGVLAAGFFLGRPGHPALIPESWIAGLVGGNSFGANLFAALAGGLMYFATLTEIPILQGLMGSGMGKGPALALLLAGPAISLPNMLVVSGVLGVKKTAVFSLLVIVMSTAAGMFYGSFFA, encoded by the coding sequence ATGCAGGAAAGAAGCAAACTTTTATGGATCATCGGGCTTTTTATTGCCGCATATTTCATTCCATGGGACCATGAAGTCATGCGCAGATCCGGCCTGGAAGCCTTTCTCATGCTGCAGGATTACGCAAGAGAGCATGTACTCACCTGCCTGATCCCCGCCTTTTTCATAGCCGGAGGCATCTCTGTCTTTGTATCCCAGGCAGCGGTGCTCAAATATTTCGGCGCCCAGGCTAAAAAAATCCTTGCCTATTCCGTGGCCTCCGTGTCCGGCTCCATCCTTGCCGTATGCTCCTGCACGGTCCTGCCTCTTTTTGCCGGCATCTATACCCGCGGGGCAGGCATTGGACCTGCAACAGCCTTTCTCTACTCCGGCCCTGCCATCAATGTGCTGGCCATTGTGCTCACAGCACGGGTGCTGGGCTGGCAGATGGGCCTTGCACGGGCCATCGGTGCCATCCTCTTTGCCCTTATCATAGGCCTCCTGATGGCTTTTATTTTCAGAAAGGACGATGCCGCCCGCACCGCAGGCCAGCTCCACCTTCCCGATGAAGAGGATACGGGCCGCCGTCTCTGGCAGGATGGCGGTTTCATGCTGGTCATGGTACTGATTCTTCTGTCTGCCACCCTCGCACCGCCTGCGGCGGGAAGCGCTGGTGTTTTTGCCCTTTTATTCAGCATCAAATGGTACCTTGTTATTGGCCTGCTGGGGATTCTAGCATGGATGCTCAAGGCCTGGTTTATTCAGGAAGAAAGAAAAGCATGGGTGGCGTCCACCTGGGACTATGTGAAACTCATTGCCCCCCTTCTTGCCATTGGTGTACTGGCTGCTGGCTTTTTCCTCGGTCGTCCCGGCCATCCCGCCCTGATACCCGAATCATGGATCGCAGGACTTGTGGGGGGCAACTCCTTTGGGGCCAACCTTTTTGCAGCCCTTGCCGGTGGCCTGATGTATTTTGCCACCCTGACGGAAATCCCCATTCTGCAGGGCCTCATGGGCTCAGGCATGGGAAAAGGTCCGGCTCTGGCCCTTCTTCTGGCGGGTCCTGCCATCTCCCTTCCCAATATGCTGGTGGTTTCCGGTGTGCTGGGAGTGAAAAAAACAGCGGTTTTCAGCCTGCTGGTCATTGTCATGTCCACAGCGGCAGGCATGTTCTATGGCAGTTTTTTCGCATAG
- a CDS encoding thioredoxin family protein gives MEIKILGPGCAKCGQAEKVVREAVAEAGINASIEKVSDLLKIAGYGVFGTPAVIIDGDVKMVGKVPKKEDVLGWLQ, from the coding sequence GTGGAAATCAAAATTCTCGGACCGGGCTGTGCCAAATGTGGTCAGGCGGAAAAAGTGGTGAGGGAAGCCGTAGCCGAAGCAGGCATTAACGCTTCCATTGAAAAGGTATCCGATCTCCTCAAAATTGCAGGATATGGCGTTTTCGGAACCCCCGCCGTTATCATTGACGGAGATGTAAAAATGGTTGGCAAGGTACCTAAAAAAGAAGACGTACTGGGCTGGCTCCAATAA
- a CDS encoding arsenate reductase ArsC, with protein sequence MTEKKKLLFLCTGNSCRSQMAEGWARHLKGDVLEVYSAGMETHGLNTNAVEVMAEAGVDISGHRSKLLEDLKDVDLDYVVTVCSHANETCPYFPGKARVVHVGFDDPPKLAAGMDDPEEKRNCYRRVRDEIRAFVETLPASLGA encoded by the coding sequence ATGACAGAAAAAAAGAAATTGCTCTTTCTTTGCACGGGAAATTCCTGCCGCAGCCAGATGGCCGAAGGCTGGGCCAGGCATTTGAAGGGAGATGTGCTGGAGGTTTATTCGGCGGGTATGGAGACCCACGGGCTCAATACCAATGCCGTTGAGGTGATGGCGGAGGCGGGAGTGGATATTTCCGGACACAGGTCCAAGCTTCTGGAGGATCTTAAGGATGTGGATCTGGATTATGTGGTGACCGTATGCAGCCATGCGAATGAAACCTGCCCCTATTTTCCGGGTAAAGCCAGGGTTGTGCATGTGGGCTTTGATGACCCTCCAAAACTGGCTGCCGGTATGGATGATCCCGAGGAAAAACGGAACTGTTACCGCAGGGTGCGGGATGAGATCCGGGCCTTTGTGGAAACCCTGCCAGCGAGCCTTGGGGCTTGA
- a CDS encoding rhodanese-like domain-containing protein yields MHPVAIAKNCLWQMPLILIVSILLGLGSNAIRQNGLPLSLSPHEVREASGEIIPPDEALVLFQKKNTLFVDARSQMEYNKGRIQGAVFLPHDDFDAFIPHFFERVPPEQPLVVYCDGAVCDLSHVVAERLRELGYENVRVLINGWGLWQQKQLPTEKGD; encoded by the coding sequence ATGCACCCTGTCGCCATTGCCAAAAACTGCCTCTGGCAAATGCCGCTGATACTCATTGTTTCCATTCTTCTGGGGCTGGGAAGCAATGCGATCCGTCAGAATGGCCTGCCCCTTTCCCTGAGCCCGCATGAAGTCCGCGAGGCTTCCGGAGAAATCATACCTCCGGATGAAGCCCTCGTCCTTTTTCAGAAAAAAAACACCCTCTTCGTAGACGCACGCAGTCAAATGGAATATAACAAGGGCCGCATTCAGGGAGCTGTTTTCCTTCCCCATGATGATTTTGATGCCTTCATACCACATTTTTTCGAACGGGTTCCCCCAGAACAACCCCTTGTGGTCTATTGTGACGGTGCGGTATGTGACCTGAGCCACGTCGTGGCAGAACGTTTACGGGAATTGGGCTATGAAAATGTCCGGGTTCTCATCAACGGGTGGGGACTCTGGCAGCAAAAGCAATTACCCACGGAAAAGGGGGACTGA
- a CDS encoding thioredoxin family protein produces the protein MKSTGTFFFLLILFSAPALWATPSIPELPVKGMVTMIDLGAESCIPCKMMAPILKELEKEYEGRAAIVFIDVWKHRDQARKYGIRGIPTQIFFDKEGKEAGRHVGFMDKKSIEDVLKQLGVE, from the coding sequence ATGAAATCCACCGGTACATTTTTTTTTCTTCTTATCCTTTTTTCCGCCCCTGCCCTGTGGGCAACCCCCTCCATCCCCGAACTGCCTGTCAAGGGAATGGTCACCATGATTGATCTGGGTGCGGAAAGCTGTATCCCCTGCAAAATGATGGCTCCCATTCTCAAAGAGCTGGAAAAAGAATATGAAGGCAGGGCAGCCATCGTTTTTATTGATGTCTGGAAACATAGGGATCAGGCTAGAAAATACGGTATCCGGGGCATTCCCACCCAGATTTTTTTCGATAAAGAGGGTAAAGAAGCGGGCCGTCATGTGGGATTCATGGATAAAAAAAGCATTGAGGATGTGCTGAAACAACTTGGCGTGGAATAA
- a CDS encoding ArsR/SmtB family transcription factor encodes MEKLLAITKALSDANRLRVLMALTERPHLCACHLTEMLGVTGATVSRHMGLLRQAGLVKARKCGKWTHYTLCTGNVQIDTLLSWVQLHMPENEVIRADREFIRSCVLEKMECEEGCCG; translated from the coding sequence ATGGAAAAGCTGCTGGCCATTACCAAGGCCCTTTCCGATGCCAATCGGCTTCGGGTTCTCATGGCCCTGACGGAAAGGCCCCATCTCTGTGCCTGCCACCTGACGGAAATGCTTGGGGTGACAGGTGCTACGGTATCCCGTCATATGGGTCTGCTCCGTCAGGCTGGTCTTGTGAAGGCCAGGAAGTGTGGAAAGTGGACGCATTACACCCTTTGCACCGGCAATGTGCAGATCGACACCCTCCTTTCATGGGTGCAGTTGCATATGCCGGAAAATGAGGTGATTCGTGCAGATCGGGAATTTATCCGGAGCTGTGTTCTGGAAAAAATGGAATGTGAAGAAGGGTGTTGTGGGTAG